A genomic segment from Malus domestica chromosome 05, GDT2T_hap1 encodes:
- the LOC103434881 gene encoding 14-3-3-like protein D, giving the protein MASPKERENYVYTAKLAEQAERYDEMVEAMAKVAKLDVELTVEERNLLSVGYKNVIGARRASWRILSSIEQKEEGKGNDQNVSRIKEYRQKVESELSSICSDIMRVIDEHLIPSCTAFESTVFFYKMKGDYYRYLAEFKTGDDRKEVADQSMKAYQAASSKAESDLPPTHPIRLGLALNFSVFYYEILNSPERACHLAKQAFDEAISELDTLSEESYKDSTLIMQLLRDNLTLWTSDIPEDGAEDIQKVDGTAKPGGEDAE; this is encoded by the exons ATGGCTTCCCCCAAGGAGAGAGAGAACTACGTCTACACTGCTAAGCTCGCCGAGCAAGCCGAGCGTTACGACG AAATGGTGGAGGCGATGGCGAAAGTAGCGAAGCTTGACGTGGAGCTCACCGTAGAGGAGCGGAATCTGCTTTCGGTTGGGTACAAGAACGTGATCGGAGCTCGCAGGGCTTCGTGGAGAATTCTGTCCTCGATTGAGCAGAAGGAGGAGGGGAAAGGGAACGATCAGAATGTGAGCCGTATCAAGGAGTACAGGCAAAAGGTTGAGTCCGAGCTCTCCAGCATTTGCAGCGACATCATGAGGGTTATCGATGAGCATCTCATTCCCTCGTGCACCGCTTTTGAGTCCACTGTGTTTTTCTACAAAAT GAAAGGAGATTACTATCGCTACTTGGCGGAGTTTAAGACTGGTGATGATAGGAAAGAGGTTGCTGATCAGTCAATGAAAGCTTATCAG GCAGCTTCTAGTAAGGCAGAGAGTGACTTACCCCCCACACACCCCATCAGACTCGGTTTGGCCTTGAACTTCTCTGTCTTTTACTATGAAATATTGAACTCTCCGGAAAG GGCTTGTCACCTTGCAAAGCAAGCTTTTGATGAAGCTATCTCAGAATTAGATACTTTGAGCGAGGAATCGTACAAGGATAGCACCTTGATCATGCAGCTTTTAAGGGACAACCTTACTTTGTGGACCTCTGACATTCCAGAGGATGGAG CCGAGGATATCCAGAAGGTGGATGGCACTGCTAAACCTGGAGGTGAAGATGCAGAG TGA